The following is a genomic window from Neurospora crassa OR74A linkage group III, whole genome shotgun sequence.
cggcaccggcggtGACGGGAGCCGAGGGGCTGGGGGAGCCGGTGGTGGGGACGGTGCCGTTGCCAGCGGGAGGGGCGAAGCCGCCGGAGGGGCTGGCGGGGGGGTTGGCGGGGGGGACGACAACCGAGGCGGTGGCGCAGGGCACGTCAACGGTCTCGTAGATCACGGTGGGGATGACGGTGGTGATCTGGGTGGAGATGGTCTTGACGGAGTGGCCGCACTGCTCAGGAGCGGGGGCAACGGGAGCAGCAGTGCTCAGGGTGGTGGGAGGGACGCCAGTGCCAGCGGGCTGGGTAGGGGCGGGAGCCATGGTGGTGCCGTTGGAGAAGGCAGCGGAGGAGCTGGAACCAATGGCGGCAACGGAGGTCTCAGTCACAGGGCGGACGGTGGTCGCAACAGGGACGGTCTCGGTGACGACCTGGGTGGACTGGGCCGGGCAGTTGGGGACCGAGGGAGGGCACTGGGTGATGGTGCGGACCGAGGTGCTGTagatggtggaggtggtgacgGGGTAGACCGACGAGGTGACGACGGTGCTGCGAGCAGGGCAGTTGGTCACCGTGGGGGCGCACGAGGTGATGGTGACATAGTCGGTCTGGTAGACAGTGGACTGGGCAGCATCCTCAGCGAGGACGGCACCGGCCATGACAAGAGCAGCAGCGGAGAAACGCATTTTGGCGGTTGGGGGGTTGTttaaaagggggggggttctTGAAGAACGGTGTAGTTGGTGTTGGAAGAGAGTGTTATTAAAAGCAATGTGCTTGAGCGTTGGTAAAGAGTGGACGACCGAAGTCAAAGTTGAGACTGAAGCTTGAAGTTGGCTTGTTGGCtggggaagaaagaagagaagagagacgGTTAGGTCGAGGAAGCGCAAGCGTTAAATATCCAAGATGGCGTCCATCTGCCCAGGCTCTCCAGTCCCATTCGCGGGTTGACCCCAGCAGTTCGTGGTTGGGTCCCTGGCACCCACATTTCGCCCACACTGCAGAACGGGAAATTAACGTTGCCATCATGGACACTAGTTCCAGGGGTTCGGTGGAGGAGACTTGTCccctgtcctcctcctcctccctctgccCTCGAAGGCGCATGGCCGAAGCATCGCGCTCACCTCCACAGCGCTGGCTAGCCCGGGCGTGTAGAGAAAACATTGATCCAATGACGGCCGACCACTATGGTTTCCCATCATGCGTCGCGCAAATCGCCGTACCAATTCGAACAGGCCAGCAACAGGGGTTCAACCCAGTGTTCACCACTTGTTCACCTGCGAAAGACAGGCCCCCGACGTTTGCTGGCATCCATTGCCGTAGCAAACAAAACGCTAATTCGTGATTTGGCAGCCCTCCGAGCTCTCTCGTATACGCATTAGGGGATGGCCATTCTGCTCGACAGTTGAAAACGGCAGAGCGACACGGCTGACGGGTAATGGTAGAACGTACCCAGCTCACGACGGCGCTTCCTGCAAATGGTCTGTGATCAAATTTTAGCAAGAATACCGCACACGTGAGAATGTTCGCCAATGTTTGCCTCTCCCGCGTTGTCTTTCACAGAGCGCCTGTGGGGGGGATTCTGGGAAGCCAATCTCGGCTGCTGAAGGTGTGTGTGGTCCTCTCGGTTCCTCACATCAACTGCCATTACTATTGCCCTGAGAAGAACATCCAGGTTGAAGATGGTCCGTAACAGCGTGTGATGCCGGTGTCGACACTACCGATAACCTAgacaaggaagggaaggtagcGAACAGACTGCTGAAGATTAGGGCGACGTGGGTGAGAGATGGCGGTCAATGAGAGGGGATATTCATGATAGGGACTAGACAGGCATTGTCCCCGGAAATTGAAGCCCTGTGAAGAGTAAGTCCGGCATTTCAGGAAGCTAAATCGTCCTCCCACTTCCGGCTTTGTTTGGTCCCCAAGCCAAGGTGTTACAATGCCTAGTGTAGATTGCACCAAGTAACTTCCCTggtcatcgccatcgccaatTCCATCTCTGGTGGCCTTTGACCGTGGCCTGCACGTTAGCTTGACCAAAGGTTTGCTTTTGACAAAAGACCAATGGACCCCAGTGGTGGATGGGAGCACCACAGGAGTGCCGGTACAGAAAGGTAATcctgacaacaacaacaacaactgtgCCACATATTAAAACGACTGTATACTTACTTGACATGCCATATGTAATTCGCCCGCCGTAGAACCTAGTTAGGGTCAGGGTAAGTTACCTTAGAATAAGGGTTGGCGGCTAGGGTCAGTCACTCAATGTCAGTTATCTTTGGTCAGTCCGGGGGTACAGGGAGCAACCTAGTGAGAGACCCCCGTGTGAGTACCTCTATCGATGGGTCCCTTTCGTTGTAAAAAAGGTACTTTTGTTATGGTATGGAACTTGGATAATGACTTTCGGTCATAACTTGGTGATGGCGAGTGCGCAGACCGAGGTATCACGgatgccaagtggaagctagaggtaggcaggACCTAGCTCTGGCTCCTGCGGTATGGGGACAGCCACTGCAGTGCCAAGGCTGGTGATTTTATAGTGTATgtatatacctaggtagcatAGTGTAATCACATACAACTTGAATCGTTTGAAAGGGTTCGCTGAAAGGGTCCAGTGTGTAGTAGACGGCGCTTTGATGGGGCCAATGGGCTCCAAAGATGCTCGGTGGGTCTGTGTTACCCCACTATATGCAGGTACCAGCCAAATATGGCAGGCGCGGTTGGATGTCCTCTCCCTGGCGAAACGCAAGCGAGATCGCAATTTCACGGGACGACAAGTTCGCGAATTGTGACTTCATTGGTCGACTCTTTCCACCTTGATTTGCACTTCCAGCTCCTGCCCATCTCCGCGTCCTGTTCGAAGCTGTCCACCGCTCCAATCTTTGGTCAAATGAGCTTCTCCAGACCTGGCCTCACTTGATCTCGTCTGGCGATCTCTAGACAACACGACCGGGCGCCTGTTTGATAGACCTCTTTGCCTGTGGAGAGAGCACCGCCCTCACCTCATGAGGAAATCGATGGACGGCGAGTCTTGCGCGCTTCGGGAGTCGCTCTCGTCATCGAGTAATGCCTCTCGCATAATCGATCGACACCattcccccccttttttcggTCCTATTATGTACCGCATACCCGTACTTTCATCGGTTTCTATCTTGGGGTAACGAAACAACATTTCGTCTCCAGCCGGCCGACATGACTGAAGATCTAGATCCTCAACCTGCATCTTTCTGGAACGATTCCACAACATGGGGCACTGTGCAAcactcaacaccaacaaaacATATGTACCTCCACGCACTACCATCTTGTTGTACCAATAAACAGGCAGTGCCAGACTTTGAGACGCTTCGGCTTCTGTTGGCGTCGTAggctcccgtcccgtcaGTCCGTCACGGTCCCCAATGTCACACCACCAATCAATGTTACCCAGCGGTTCCGCTTCCCGACTAGAAAAGTTTAATCAAGCAAGTCGAAGTCCTGTCAAGTCACCCCAGTGCTCATTTCATGTAACGCCATGTCAGGTCCGAGAGAGGCTTCATTTCCACCCCGCGAGACGGCTTCAAATCGAAATGTTCGACTCTCTCGGCAGCGGCACGGCGGAGTCGTGTATCCACTTCGTGATCTCTTCTTCAATATCCAAATTTATGCTGAACCCCGGACCATTCATGGTTCCCCGGTCCCTCTGCTTGCTTCTGATTCAGAGCCTTGGAACCCCTATATACCCTCCGTCGCCACCGGTTTGATACGTTGAAGGTTGTCCAGATGATTTCTGACAGCATGTTGCACCATCTAATAGTAGCATCCTTCGTGGTGAGGACTATCGAGAAATCTCAGTTGTTACGCTGCAGTCTTGTTGTTTCTCCGATGAAATTGCTAACTCGGGCTAAAGTCACTAGTAGATCAGTCTATAGGAAAGTTCCTCTCTAGCAAGCAAAGTCACAGGAGTCTCTTAAGCCAAGTTGCCAGCTAGTTTTACATACTTTTTCGATATATACACAGCCAGAAACCTGAATGGGGACATTGACCGACTTCGGAATGACGTGCGTGTTGAGGCTCGAAACGGAAGGTCGAGTGTCCTTGCCTCTCTATGTCGCTCATCCAACATCGCAGtgtttcccttccttcagcATCCCGGCTAGCCATTGACGTCAAACGAGCCGTGTCCAAACAGCATCTCGAAACAAAACGACAATTTGCACATACGGTCACCCGATGGCAGGGCCAGAGGGATAATGCCCTCGAAGACCAGCGTCTTTTGGCTACGACTATCATGATAGCATCGTAAGCCTCATGGTCGGTCACATATACAGAGAAAGCTAACAAGAATGATTGTCATGCGATATGGTCTCGGTGGCGTCTCGAGTAAGTACCCTTCTTCCATCAAAGGCTTTGTCAACATCATGTAACTGATCTCACCGTCGAACACAGGAAAATCCAAGCAGCTATCATTGGGCATCGATGAAACCACATTTGTTTGACGATATACGAGACAGTTAATGACATCTTACAAGACCCCATTCACAAACGAACCCAACCACACCGACTCGAAACATTTCCCGCAACCGACCG
Proteins encoded in this region:
- the acw-9 gene encoding ACW-9, whose translation is MRFSAAALVMAGAVLAEDAAQSTVYQTDYVTITSCAPTVTNCPARSTVVTSSVYPVTTSTIYSTSVRTITQCPPSVPNCPAQSTQVVTETVPVATTVRPVTETSVAAIGSSSSAAFSNGTTMAPAPTQPAGTGVPPTTLSTAAPVAPAPEQCGHSVKTISTQITTVIPTVIYETVDVPCATASVVVPPANPPASPSGGFAPPAGNGTVPTTGSPSPSAPVTAGAGAMTGSALLAAAAGLLTVFLA